A stretch of Bombina bombina isolate aBomBom1 chromosome 2, aBomBom1.pri, whole genome shotgun sequence DNA encodes these proteins:
- the LOC128647197 gene encoding forkhead box protein D5-B-like has product MSFCNQPGATHEYIYENITDEEDEIDIMGDDEDDDCGLQRHYYLQEGSSDQEVGELTPSKGLCGETESDSSGENEGSDAKEMVSPGGKSKRSLVKPPYSYIALITMAILQSPHKKLTLSGICDFISNKFPYYKNKFPAWQNSIRHNLSLNDCFVKIPREPGNPGKGNYWTLDPASEDMFDNGSFLRRRKRFKRHPSEFLKDGVLLYPTFPCYRPYRAVQSQPLVQTNPLTCMALPERLVIPGHGSYQEMLQRTLPCAPQSMPKPQATPTYTSQTAKCSFSIENLIGKPMATETVTPRFPLSWDYSQFLQRSASSLLPAVLNIGSLVTSYGSTQYCQMPLPGTY; this is encoded by the coding sequence ATGAGCTTTTGTAACCAGCCCGGGGCTACCCATGAATATATCTATGAAAATATAACTGATGAAGAAGATGAAATTGATATTATGGGAGACGATGAAGATGATGACTGTGGTCTCCAGCGCCACTACTACCTCCAGGAAGGCTCCTCAGATCAAGAGGTTGGCGAGTTGACGCCTTCAAAGGGCTTATGTGGGGAGACAGAAAGTGACTCTTCTGGAGAAAATGAGGGAAGTGATGCCAAGGAGATGGTATCACCAGGGGGCAAATCAAAGAGGAGCCTGGTGAAGCCTCCATACTCATACATCGCCCTAATCACCATGGCTATCCTACAGAGCCCGCACAAGAAGCTGACTCTCAGTGGGATCTGTGACTTTATTAGCAATAAGTTTCCTTATTACAAGAACAAATTTCCAGCCTGGCAAAACTCAATTAGACACAACCTTTCTCTTAATGACTGTTTTGTCAAGATTCCCAGGGAACCGGGCAACCCAGGAAAGGGTAATTACTGGACACTGGACCCGGCATCAGAGGATATGTTTGATAACGGGAGCTTCCTCAGAAGAAGGAAAAGGTTTAAACGACACCCATCAGAGTTTTTAAAGGATGGCGTACTGTTGTATCCAACTTTCCCTTGCTACAGACCCTACAGAGCTGTGCAATCTCAGCCTTTGGTACAAACTAATCCATTGACTTGCATGGCATTGCCAGAGCGCTTGGTGATTCCTGGTCATGGTTCTTATCAGGAAATGCTGCAAAGGACCTTGCCCTGTGCTCCCCAAAGCATGCCCAAGCCCCAGGCTACCCCTACATACACCTCTCAGACCGCAAAGTGCTCATTCAGCATTGAGAATCTCATAGGGAAGCCCATGGCGACAGAGACTGTGACTCCCAGATTCCCCTTATCTTGGGACTACAGCCAATTCTTACAAAGATCAGCTTCCTCCTTGCTGCCAGCTGTTCTTAACATAGGATCTTTAGTAACCTCATATGGTTCTACTCAATATTGTCAGATGCCACTACCTGGGACATACTGA